The following coding sequences are from one Patescibacteria group bacterium window:
- the rpmA gene encoding 50S ribosomal protein L27, whose protein sequence is MAHKLSGGSSRNGRKTAGRRLGVKLFAGETAKSGSIIIRQRGTKFHPGKNVMIGKDHTLFSVVEGVVQFTKKKMRKYNNQLKETTFVNVVTQE, encoded by the coding sequence ATGGCTCATAAACTATCCGGTGGTTCAAGTAGAAACGGCCGAAAAACAGCTGGAAGACGTTTAGGCGTTAAATTGTTTGCTGGTGAAACTGCAAAGAGTGGTTCAATTATCATTAGACAAAGAGGTACTAAATTTCATCCTGGTAAAAATGTAATGATTGGAAAAGATCATACTCTATTTTCTGTAGTAGAAGGTGTTGTTCAGTTTACAAAAAAGAAGATGAGAAAGTACAACAATCAACTGAAAGAAACTACTTTTGTAAATGTCGTTACTCAAGAATAA
- a CDS encoding sugar phosphate nucleotidyltransferase, producing the protein MKEVLGIVLAGGYGTRLRSLTAHRAKPGVPFAGNLRIIDFVMWNLLHSGIYHIWVLTQFRSQSVASHITNNYVMSRFLGHFIEPVPAQQKDGEKWYEGTADAVNQNITMFKSGEFKLAAIFSSDHIFTMDVSQMVEYHEEKESDFTISAMPYTSESAVGQFGVVEVDENFRVTGFTEKPESLDLVKEIPGMPGMCLVSMGNYIADIEGLSEILAIDSLDETSKHDFGKDVIPYMVDAGVKVFVYNFDDNKIKGKDKNFWKDVGTLKAYYDACLDMAMIMPEIDLYNKHWPIKSFSSGFPGAKGGLKAGSYNNIICNGCITNECLIYHSVLSPGVIVETESYINDSILFQGVSIGRDCKIKNTIIDKHVFIPDGTTIGYSEEEDNARDFWVEDGITLVPTGWHP; encoded by the coding sequence ATGAAGGAAGTTCTTGGTATCGTTCTGGCAGGTGGCTACGGAACTCGATTAAGATCATTAACGGCTCATCGAGCTAAGCCTGGTGTTCCATTCGCAGGTAATCTAAGAATCATTGATTTTGTAATGTGGAATCTTCTGCATTCTGGAATCTATCATATTTGGGTTTTAACTCAATTTAGATCTCAGTCGGTGGCTAGCCATATTACAAACAATTATGTTATGAGCAGATTTTTAGGTCATTTTATTGAACCTGTGCCTGCTCAGCAAAAAGACGGAGAAAAGTGGTATGAAGGTACGGCTGATGCTGTTAATCAAAACATAACTATGTTTAAATCTGGCGAGTTTAAATTGGCCGCAATATTTTCTTCAGACCATATCTTTACAATGGATGTTAGTCAGATGGTCGAATATCACGAAGAAAAAGAATCAGATTTTACTATTTCAGCAATGCCTTACACTAGCGAAAGTGCAGTTGGTCAATTTGGTGTTGTAGAAGTTGACGAAAACTTTCGTGTAACAGGTTTTACAGAAAAGCCAGAATCACTTGATCTTGTTAAGGAAATCCCTGGTATGCCCGGAATGTGCTTAGTTTCAATGGGTAATTATATCGCTGACATAGAAGGTTTATCTGAAATCTTGGCAATCGATAGTCTTGATGAAACTTCAAAACACGACTTTGGTAAAGATGTAATCCCATATATGGTAGATGCTGGAGTTAAAGTTTTTGTTTATAATTTTGATGACAATAAGATTAAAGGTAAAGACAAAAACTTTTGGAAAGACGTCGGAACTTTAAAGGCATATTATGATGCATGCCTTGATATGGCTATGATTATGCCCGAGATTGACCTCTACAATAAGCATTGGCCAATCAAGTCTTTCTCGAGCGGTTTCCCTGGTGCAAAAGGAGGACTTAAAGCAGGGAGTTATAATAATATAATATGCAACGGATGCATAACCAACGAGTGCTTGATTTATCATTCCGTTTTAAGTCCGGGAGTTATCGTTGAGACAGAAAGTTACATAAATGATTCAATATTGTTTCAGGGTGTATCAATTGGTAGAGATTGCAAAATAAAGAATACTATCATTGATAAACATGTATTCATCCCGGACGGGACAACTATTGGTTATTCTGAAGAAGAAGATAATGCACGAGATTTTTGGGTTGAAGATGGGATAACTCTTGTTCCTACAGGATGGCATCCGTAA
- a CDS encoding DNA polymerase IV, with product MKDRIILHIDMNSYFASVEQQANPFLRGKSLGVCAYLSDNGAIIASSMEAKAKGIKTGCKVREARILDPNVVLLENEPAKYRSTTEKIFKILGEYTDTLEPYSIDEAFLDLTGWVKNIEEARTLAVIIKERIRDEVGEWMHSSVGISTTKFLAKFAGDIAPKKSVLVIDRNNIDSILKDRELTDAWGINTKTEEKLRVLGIKNLLELKNYNPDRIRRAMGRHGYYLWANLNGLEISSVSQGSKLPKSIGHSYSLKDGHKDREYLLKVFYKLCEKTGRRLRDLGMEAEGISIGITYFYGKPIHKSFKTRERMFRTEDIFSNVESFFVCQNIFLPVKNLAVSVTRLTPVSSQMNIFEDNLSKKNLSLALDKINDKYGEYTVVPGQMFDMDGVARDRIGFRKTMSI from the coding sequence ATGAAGGATAGAATTATACTCCATATAGACATGAACTCTTATTTTGCCTCTGTTGAGCAACAGGCGAATCCTTTTTTGCGCGGGAAGTCTCTTGGGGTTTGCGCTTATCTTTCTGACAATGGGGCTATTATAGCTTCTTCAATGGAGGCTAAGGCCAAGGGGATAAAAACTGGTTGTAAGGTGCGGGAGGCTAGGATTCTTGATCCGAACGTTGTTTTGCTGGAGAATGAACCAGCAAAGTATAGAAGTACAACTGAGAAAATATTTAAAATTTTGGGTGAATATACAGACACTTTGGAACCCTATAGCATAGATGAAGCTTTTCTTGATTTGACTGGTTGGGTAAAAAATATTGAAGAAGCACGTACTCTGGCAGTTATTATTAAAGAAAGAATACGAGATGAAGTTGGCGAGTGGATGCATTCTTCGGTGGGGATATCAACAACAAAGTTCTTAGCTAAATTTGCAGGGGATATTGCTCCAAAAAAATCTGTATTAGTTATAGATAGGAACAATATAGATAGTATTTTGAAAGACAGAGAGCTTACTGATGCTTGGGGAATAAATACAAAGACTGAGGAGAAATTAAGAGTTTTAGGAATAAAAAATTTACTGGAATTAAAAAATTATAATCCAGACAGAATAAGAAGAGCTATGGGTCGACATGGCTATTACCTCTGGGCGAATTTAAATGGTCTTGAAATATCTAGTGTTAGCCAGGGTTCAAAACTACCAAAATCTATTGGTCATTCATATTCCCTGAAAGATGGGCACAAAGATAGAGAATATTTATTAAAAGTTTTTTATAAATTGTGTGAAAAAACAGGACGGAGATTGCGTGACCTCGGGATGGAAGCCGAAGGCATAAGTATCGGGATAACATATTTTTATGGGAAGCCAATACACAAAAGCTTCAAAACAAGAGAAAGAATGTTTAGGACAGAAGATATATTTTCCAATGTAGAAAGTTTTTTTGTTTGCCAAAATATTTTTTTACCAGTAAAAAATTTGGCGGTTTCTGTCACCAGATTAACACCCGTCTCTAGTCAAATGAATATTTTTGAAGATAATCTTTCAAAAAAAAATCTAAGCCTTGCCCTAGATAAAATTAACGATAAATATGGTGAATATACAGTAGTCCCTGGTCAAATGTTTGATATGGATGGAGTGGCAAGAGATAGAATAGGATTTCGAAAAACCATGAGTATTTGA